A genomic region of Xanthomonas campestris pv. phormiicola contains the following coding sequences:
- a CDS encoding AraC family transcriptional regulator: MDTLISALEMQTLFDALPDVVFFVKDRDGRYTHVNLTLVRRLGKKYRADLIGKSALEVFPLPLGGSYLMQDRRVLCGEMIENQLEVHLFPNRTPGWCLTFKRPLCEQDEVIGVVGISRDLGQPDSRHSAYERISRAMEHMQTHYGDNLRVQTLADLAELSVAQLERHFRRVFQLTPQQLLTKMRIEAAMRLLHGEESIASIGQLCGFADQSAFARQFKATVGMTPRDYRSMKGKL, encoded by the coding sequence ATGGATACTTTGATTTCCGCGCTGGAAATGCAGACGCTGTTCGATGCGCTGCCGGACGTGGTGTTCTTCGTCAAGGACCGCGACGGCCGCTACACCCACGTCAACCTGACCCTGGTGCGGCGCCTGGGCAAGAAATACCGCGCCGACCTGATCGGCAAATCGGCGCTGGAAGTGTTCCCGCTGCCGCTGGGCGGCAGCTATCTGATGCAGGACCGGCGCGTGCTGTGCGGGGAGATGATCGAGAACCAGCTCGAGGTGCACCTGTTCCCGAACCGCACCCCGGGCTGGTGCCTGACCTTCAAACGCCCGCTGTGCGAGCAGGACGAGGTGATCGGCGTGGTCGGCATCTCCCGCGACCTGGGCCAGCCCGACAGCCGCCATTCGGCCTACGAGCGCATCAGCCGCGCGATGGAGCACATGCAGACCCACTACGGCGACAACCTGCGCGTGCAGACCCTGGCCGACCTGGCGGAACTGTCGGTGGCGCAGCTGGAGCGGCACTTCCGCCGCGTGTTCCAGCTGACCCCGCAGCAGTTGCTGACCAAGATGCGGATCGAAGCGGCGATGCGCCTGCTGCACGGCGAGGAGAGCATCGCCAGCATCGGCCAGCTGTGCGGCTTCGCCGACCAGAGCGCGTTCGCGCGCCAGTTCAAGGCCACCGTCGGCATGACGCCGCGCGATTACCGGTCGATGAAGGGGAAGCTCTGA